The genomic interval GGGGCTTTCCGAAAAAAAGTGGTTGCAGTTCGTCCGAGATTGCCTTCACTACATAATAACCTAGTTCGCTCGCTGACGGAGTCGTTATATTTGCAAATTCAATATGACTCAGCCGACTAGGAGGAATCAAGCTGCGATCCACAACCATAAAATGGCCCTTTAACCAAGCTTCAAAATGAGTCCAATTTTCCGGACAAAGATAGAATTCCTGATGGAAACTTGCGCTTGCTTCAATATTTGTTGGCGAGGTTTGAGGAATATCCTCCTCCCATAAAAATGCCAACCGTTGCAGCGCCTCGGACTCAGCTTTCGTTATTGCCTGATCTAAATCCCCACCTGCTCCAAAGCCATAACAAAATGGACTCTCTTTTCGTAGAGGCGTGAGAACAACCATTGCCACATCAATGCTTCCAATTGAGTCATGATTCATAGATGCAAAGCTATAGATTGAATGATTGTATGTCTTAGAGATCTCAGGTCCATATGTTAGGTTTCGTTCAACTCTTTTTGGTGGAGGTGCATTGCCACACCATGACTCTAATATCGAATGACGCTCAATTAGCTCCAATGCTGCCGCATACTGAGCCTCCTCTATGGTCTTATGAATCGCCACACCGTTGGACTTC from Pseudobacteriovorax antillogorgiicola carries:
- a CDS encoding YcaO-like family protein, yielding MSRFVLPGWEIEPVFSQVITIEKLNIDAYGVIGRHSLYGEAYGSSADIGIGIGVDKAWYEFLERACTLERIYPDKLEQEASKCRNSGLFCDQYEGAVLSKSNGVAIHKTIEEAQYAAALELIERHSILESWCGNAPPPKRVERNLTYGPEISKTYNHSIYSFASMNHDSIGSIDVAMVVLTPLRKESPFCYGFGAGGDLDQAITKAESEALQRLAFLWEEDIPQTSPTNIEASASFHQEFYLCPENWTHFEAWLKGHFMVVDRSLIPPSRLSHIEFANITTPSASELGYYVVKAISDELQPLFFGKPPQTAPWSNIQAEQTIHPIA